Proteins encoded together in one Macadamia integrifolia cultivar HAES 741 chromosome 8, SCU_Mint_v3, whole genome shotgun sequence window:
- the LOC122087667 gene encoding calcium-dependent protein kinase 10-like yields the protein MGNCYACLGAVNSEDQNTSTKKKRRKKGRRGKKPNPFSQDPRSPAPIRVLKDVVCHRTRIIDKYILGRELGRGEFGITYLCTDRETKEALACKSISKRKLRTAIDVEDVRREVAIMSSLPDHPNIVRLRATYEDNDAVHLVMELCEGGELFDRIVARGHYSERAAANVARTVAEVVRMCHDHGVMHRDLKPENFLYANKREHAPLKAIDFGLSIFFRPGERFSEIVGSPYYMAPEVLKRNYGPEVDIWSAGVILYILLCGVPPFWAETEQGVAQAILRGMIDFKRDPWPRVSESAKSLVRQMLEPDPRKRLTAQQVLDHSWLQNAKKAPNVPLGDIVRTRLKQFSVMNRFKKKAMRVIADHLSVEEVEVIRDMFKLMDTDNNGKITYEELKAGLQKVGSQLAEPEMKLLMQVADVDGNGTLDYGEFVTVTIHLQKMENDEHFRRAFMFFDRDGTGYIEMDELREALTDDSGETDGEVLNDILREVDTDKDGKISYEEFVAMMKTGTDWRKASRQYSRERFKSLSINLMKDGSLKMGNEADGHISLVESKGDAS from the exons ATGGGGAACTGTTACGCTTGCTTGGGAGCTGTAAACTCAGAAGATCAGAACACATCAACGAAGAAGAAGCGAAGAAAGAAGGGACGCAGGGGAAAGAAACCCAATCCTTTTTCTCAAGACCCCAGGTCTCCGGCGCCGATTCGAGTCCTCAAAGACGTCGTGTGTCACAGAACCCGTATCATCGACAAGTACATACTGGGTCGCGAACTGGGTCGAGGTGAGTTCGGTATTACCTACTTATGTACTGATAGAGAAACTAAAGAAGCCCTAGCCTGCAAGTCTATATCCAAGAGGAAGCTCAGAACGGCCATTGATGTCGAGGATGTTCGCAGAGAGGTTGCCATCATGTCTAGTCTTCCCGACCACCCAAACATCGTTAGGCTCAGAGCTACTTACGAAGACAATGATGCTGTGCACCTCGTAATGGAGCTCTGTGAAGGTGGTGAGCTCTTTGATCGGATCGTGGCGAGGGGACATTACAGTGAGCGTGCTGCGGCGAATGTGGCTCGGACGGTCGCCGAAGTTGTTAGGATGTGCCATGATCATGGAGTGATGCATAGAGACCTTAAACCTGAGAATTTCCTCTACGCTAACAAGCGGGAGCATGCGCCGCTTAAAGCCATCGATTTTGGACTCTCCATCTTCTTTCGCCCTG GGGAGCGGTTCTCGGAGATCGTGGGAAGTCCTTATTATATGGCACCGGAGGTTTTGAAGCGGAATTATGGGCCGGAGGTTGATATATGGAGCGCTGGTGTGATTTTGTATATTTTGTTGTGTGGGGTTCCTCCATTTTGGGCAG AGACTGAGCAGGGAGTTGCCCAGGCAATTCTGCGGGGGATGATTGATTTCAAGAGGGATCCATGGCCTAGGGTTTCTGAAAGTGCTAAGAGTCTTGTTCGGCAGATGCTAGAACCAGACCCAAGAAAACGTTTGACTGCTCAACAGGTTCTGG ATCATTCCTGGCTACAAAATGCGAAGAAAGCTCCAAATGTTCCACTTGGAGATATTGTGAGGACAAGGCTGAAACAATTCTCTGTGATGAATCGATTCAAAAAGAAAGCCATGCGG GTAATTGCAGACCACTTGTCTGTTGAGGAAGTGGAAGTCATAAGAGATATGTTTAAATTGATGGACACTGATAACAATGGGAAAATAACATATGAGGAGCTGAAGGCTGGCTTGCAGAAGGTCGGTTCTCAATTGGCTGAACCAGAGATGAAACTGCTGATGCAAGTG gcTGATGTTGATGGGAATGGTACATTAGACTATGGAGAGTTTGTTACGGTTACAATCCACTTACAGAAGATGGAGAATGATGAACATTTCCGTAGAGCATTTATGTTCTTTGATAGGGATGGGACTGGTtatattgagatggatgagcTAAGGGAAGCCTTGACAGATGATTCAGGAGAAACCGATGGTGAAGTACTGAATGATATACTACGTGAAGTTGACACAGACAAG GATGGGAAAATCAGTTATGAGGAATTTGTTGCAATGATGAAAACTGGTACTGATTGGAGAAAGGCATCTCGACAGTACTCTAGAGAGAGGTTCAAGAGCTTGAGCATTAACCTGATGAAGGATGGTTCTCTGAAAATGGGCAATGAAGCAGACGGTCATATTTCGCTTGTCGAATCCAAGGGGGATGCTTCCTAG